In Micromonospora sp. WMMA1363, a genomic segment contains:
- a CDS encoding TIGR03943 family protein, whose translation MHRLAQSLLLLVFGATMLRTGLTDLHLRYVAEPLGPLLVVAGGTVLIAALVALRHDLDLADTRATVRVGPGSVGHQHGGDHGPAVAWLLVLPVLALTLLAPPALGAYRAERTGTMLHRSPGVSYPALPAEDPVTLTLYEFAYRASTDAGASLAGRRVRLIGFVATGPDGRLLLARIVVSCCAADGRPIKVGLTGQVPARLVPDTWIEVTGRRSTRIGTDPANDGPIPYLHVDGWQPVPAPRQPYE comes from the coding sequence GTGCACCGCCTTGCTCAGTCGCTCCTGCTCCTGGTGTTCGGCGCCACCATGCTGCGGACGGGTCTGACCGACCTGCACCTGCGCTACGTTGCCGAGCCGTTGGGCCCGTTGCTGGTGGTCGCTGGCGGCACAGTCTTGATCGCCGCCCTGGTCGCGTTGCGGCACGACCTGGACCTGGCGGACACACGGGCCACCGTCCGCGTCGGTCCGGGCTCGGTCGGCCATCAGCACGGCGGCGATCACGGTCCGGCGGTTGCCTGGCTGCTTGTCCTGCCCGTGCTCGCGCTGACGTTGCTGGCGCCGCCGGCGCTTGGCGCCTACCGAGCGGAGCGGACCGGCACCATGCTGCACCGGTCGCCGGGTGTGTCGTACCCGGCGTTGCCTGCCGAGGATCCCGTCACGCTCACCCTCTACGAATTCGCCTACCGGGCGTCAACGGACGCCGGCGCCTCTCTCGCCGGCCGCAGGGTCCGACTGATCGGTTTCGTCGCGACCGGTCCGGACGGCCGGCTCCTGCTGGCGCGGATCGTCGTGTCCTGCTGCGCCGCGGACGGCAGACCGATCAAGGTCGGCCTGACCGGTCAGGTACCTGCCAGGCTCGTCCCAGACACGTGGATAGAAGTCACTGGCCGGCGCAGCACTCGCATCGGCACCGACCCCGCCAACGACGGGCCCATCCCCTACCTACACGTTGACGGTTGGCAACCCGTGCCAGCGCCGCGGCAGCCGTACGAGTGA
- a CDS encoding choice-of-anchor M domain-containing protein: MRKPIRLLLASGAVTAAMLAAVPPAQAAVVTFNSGHLDLVDIAYEAGELELGVHDEDNDVEYATDEVKIVVKRQAKVTVPNDPAFGFLGTPGASKVWILPEIQNTDLVWPGIAAEEVEAGTFTGDALTLNLQSVRGPGQLAIYTENAVGQPTVLADSGDGLPDTIALTAGDHLHANWAFDRAGTYCLTVRATGTLAATGQQVTSEAATLRVVVRA, encoded by the coding sequence GTGCGTAAGCCGATCCGCCTGCTTCTCGCCTCCGGGGCGGTGACCGCGGCGATGCTCGCGGCAGTGCCGCCGGCGCAGGCCGCCGTGGTGACGTTCAACTCCGGGCACCTCGACCTGGTCGACATCGCGTACGAGGCCGGCGAGTTGGAACTCGGCGTCCACGACGAGGACAACGACGTCGAGTACGCCACCGACGAGGTCAAGATCGTCGTGAAGCGGCAGGCCAAGGTCACTGTCCCGAACGATCCCGCCTTCGGCTTCCTCGGCACCCCCGGGGCGTCGAAGGTGTGGATCCTGCCCGAGATCCAGAACACCGACCTCGTGTGGCCCGGAATCGCCGCCGAGGAAGTCGAAGCCGGCACCTTCACCGGCGACGCGCTCACCCTCAACCTGCAGTCGGTCAGGGGACCCGGGCAACTCGCCATCTACACCGAGAACGCCGTCGGGCAGCCCACCGTCCTCGCCGACAGCGGCGACGGTCTGCCCGACACCATCGCTCTGACCGCCGGCGACCACCTGCACGCCAACTGGGCGTTCGACCGCGCCGGCACCTACTGCCTCACCGTCCGCGCCACCGGCACCCTCGCTGCCACCGGGCAGCAGGTCACCAGCGAGGCGGCCACCCTGCGCGTCGTGGTCAGGGCGTGA
- a CDS encoding SCO5389 family protein: MSLTVPPVLLRAAESGPVDDEAFVACVRESLPYAWQTVSRVVVDLESSDAEFADNVIPPPSESERGQLLRALASDAIRSSLERHFGVKLAFQNCHRIAAFRRSAVDSDTYRRFVSTRGQLLNQSPELRDC, encoded by the coding sequence ATGTCTCTCACCGTGCCACCGGTCCTGTTGCGGGCCGCCGAATCCGGTCCCGTCGACGACGAGGCGTTCGTGGCCTGCGTCCGAGAATCGTTGCCGTACGCCTGGCAGACCGTCAGCCGAGTGGTGGTGGACCTGGAGTCGTCCGACGCCGAGTTCGCCGACAATGTCATTCCGCCGCCCAGTGAGTCCGAGCGGGGTCAGTTGCTGCGTGCCCTGGCCAGTGACGCCATCCGGTCCAGCCTCGAGCGTCACTTCGGTGTGAAGCTGGCCTTCCAGAACTGCCACCGCATCGCGGCGTTCCGCCGGTCCGCCGTCGATTCGGACACCTACCGCCGTTTCGTGTCCACCCGCGGCCAGTTGCTCAACCAGTCTCCCGAGCTGCGTGACTGCTGA
- a CDS encoding choice-of-anchor M domain-containing protein produces MTAGRARPRTRATTVILRAAIAALLVLSAAPNPARAAAPTPNLDQSIAADQPITAGRTTLATGHVDIGPRYVDNRWTLLIHDGTQAQPVWRDPDETLLRVSDAALHTVPDDPAYAFLGVEAGKRVYVVPQVQAPDVIWLGWNTQDPRVMQTIDRGVTLTLLGVRGPGTLTTYLQSGNFAAPQPLWRSAEAKAQPFWAEVNTHTHANWVFTAPGVYLVAVQVSADLVNGEKASATRTLRFAVGDATSADEAFAATADIAVPVGQEPPGQDPAGVDDRADGSQTLLVTALAGTAVVLALGLVVLLLRGRGARRRAERERVIASSEGQP; encoded by the coding sequence GTGACGGCAGGACGGGCACGTCCCCGCACCCGCGCGACCACAGTCATTCTGCGAGCCGCGATCGCGGCGCTGCTGGTGCTGTCGGCGGCACCGAACCCGGCGCGGGCAGCGGCGCCGACGCCGAACCTCGACCAGTCGATCGCGGCCGACCAGCCCATCACCGCCGGTCGGACGACGCTCGCCACCGGGCACGTCGACATCGGTCCCCGCTACGTCGACAACCGGTGGACGCTGCTGATCCACGACGGCACGCAGGCGCAACCAGTGTGGCGTGACCCGGACGAGACCCTGTTGCGGGTGTCCGACGCCGCGCTGCACACCGTCCCCGACGACCCGGCGTACGCGTTCCTGGGCGTCGAGGCCGGCAAGCGGGTGTACGTGGTGCCGCAGGTCCAGGCGCCGGACGTGATCTGGCTAGGCTGGAACACCCAGGACCCGCGGGTGATGCAGACCATCGACCGAGGTGTCACCCTGACCCTGCTCGGCGTACGCGGCCCGGGGACCCTCACGACCTACCTCCAGTCGGGCAACTTCGCCGCGCCTCAGCCGCTGTGGCGGTCGGCCGAGGCGAAGGCTCAACCCTTCTGGGCCGAGGTCAACACCCACACCCACGCCAACTGGGTCTTCACCGCACCCGGTGTCTACCTGGTCGCGGTGCAGGTGTCGGCCGACCTGGTCAACGGGGAGAAGGCCTCGGCGACCCGTACGCTGCGCTTCGCGGTGGGGGACGCCACCAGCGCCGACGAGGCCTTCGCCGCCACGGCGGACATCGCCGTACCGGTCGGCCAGGAGCCGCCCGGCCAGGACCCGGCCGGAGTCGACGATCGGGCCGATGGTTCTCAGACGCTGCTGGTGACGGCACTGGCCGGGACGGCCGTCGTGCTCGCTCTCGGCCTGGTCGTTCTCCTGCTGCGCGGACGCGGCGCCAGACGGCGGGCCGAGCGGGAGCGCGTGATCGCATCGTCGGAGGGTCAGCCGTGA
- a CDS encoding anchored repeat-type ABC transporter permease subunit — protein sequence MSITEFLTDLLNPDLAFLPKALAIAVMSSIVCGVVGCYVVLRGMAFIGDAVAHAVFPGIAVAFVLQGSLVLGGAAAGLATALLIAIFSQNRRVKEDSLIGVFLVAAFALGIVIISQAPGYAGSLQQFLFGSITGIPNRDLYLVGGTGLVILGLVLALHKEFVAVCLDREMSRSMGLPVFWLDVALYVLVTLAVVISLQTIGNILVLALLITPAAAARLLTDRLGVMMLLAPLVGGASALVGLYLSWSYDTPVGGTIVLVATAVFLAAWLIAPRHGLLTRRWKRPTERELTQSTPPDAHIGQPQPHQASPSAPR from the coding sequence ATGTCGATCACCGAATTCCTCACCGACCTGCTCAACCCCGACCTCGCCTTCCTGCCCAAGGCACTGGCGATCGCGGTCATGTCCAGCATCGTCTGCGGCGTCGTCGGCTGCTACGTCGTACTCCGGGGGATGGCCTTCATCGGCGACGCCGTGGCGCACGCGGTCTTCCCGGGCATCGCGGTCGCCTTCGTCCTGCAGGGCAGCCTGGTCCTCGGTGGCGCCGCCGCCGGCCTCGCCACCGCACTGCTGATCGCGATCTTCTCGCAGAACCGGCGCGTCAAGGAGGACTCCCTGATCGGCGTCTTCCTGGTCGCCGCGTTCGCCCTCGGCATCGTGATCATCTCCCAGGCCCCCGGCTACGCCGGGTCGCTGCAACAGTTCCTGTTCGGCTCGATCACCGGCATCCCAAACCGGGACCTCTACCTCGTCGGCGGCACCGGCCTGGTCATCCTCGGCCTGGTGCTCGCCCTGCACAAGGAATTCGTCGCGGTCTGCCTGGACCGGGAGATGTCCCGCTCGATGGGGCTGCCGGTCTTCTGGCTCGACGTCGCGCTCTACGTCCTGGTCACCCTGGCCGTGGTGATCTCCCTACAGACCATCGGCAACATCCTCGTCCTCGCTCTGCTGATCACCCCCGCCGCCGCAGCCCGCCTGCTCACCGACCGGCTCGGCGTCATGATGCTGCTCGCCCCGCTGGTCGGCGGCGCGTCGGCCCTCGTCGGGCTGTACCTGTCCTGGAGCTACGACACACCGGTCGGCGGCACCATCGTCCTGGTCGCCACCGCCGTCTTCCTCGCCGCCTGGCTGATCGCCCCACGACACGGCCTGCTGACCCGGCGGTGGAAGCGTCCGACCGAGCGGGAACTCACGCAGAGTACGCCACCCGATGCCCACATCGGCCAGCCCCAACCACACCAGGCGTCACCGTCCGCCCCTCGCTAG
- a CDS encoding choice-of-anchor M domain-containing protein: MSAVRTRSRFLAGLALTAALLAGTATPAAAAPIVLSSGHVDVIDVDYASGALTVNLLDDTVSPSVERNPADVVLRVPTSAKVTVPGGGAWSFLGAGGQAWVLSQASTAGLLWAGWNTTEVPSGVFQNNRVTFKLTNVAGPAGFSVYTVSGGTPTVLFDSGNGLPDSLNVNRNTHAHVNWGFDAAGIYTVTFEVTGKLAANGTTISSGAKTWTFEVLP; the protein is encoded by the coding sequence GTGAGCGCTGTGCGTACCCGCAGCCGTTTCCTCGCCGGCCTTGCCCTGACCGCCGCGCTGCTCGCCGGCACCGCCACCCCTGCGGCCGCGGCGCCGATCGTGCTGTCCAGCGGCCACGTCGACGTCATCGACGTCGACTACGCCAGCGGCGCGCTCACCGTCAACCTGCTCGATGACACCGTCAGCCCGTCGGTGGAGCGCAACCCCGCCGACGTCGTCCTGCGCGTTCCCACCAGCGCTAAGGTCACCGTGCCCGGCGGTGGTGCCTGGTCGTTCCTCGGCGCCGGCGGCCAAGCCTGGGTGCTGTCCCAGGCCAGCACCGCCGGGCTGCTCTGGGCCGGATGGAACACCACCGAGGTGCCCAGTGGTGTGTTCCAGAACAACCGTGTCACCTTCAAGCTCACCAACGTCGCCGGGCCGGCCGGTTTCAGCGTCTACACCGTATCCGGCGGAACCCCGACCGTGCTGTTCGACAGCGGCAACGGCCTGCCCGACAGCCTCAACGTCAACCGCAACACCCACGCCCACGTCAACTGGGGCTTCGACGCCGCCGGCATCTACACCGTCACCTTCGAGGTCACCGGCAAACTGGCCGCCAACGGCACGACCATCAGCTCCGGCGCCAAGACCTGGACCTTCGAAGTCCTCCCCTGA
- a CDS encoding permease, whose translation MPAGAASGTEGHPAEAGTAVVVVVTVLLVLLVVGQSPVTVGLGARLLATWTTVFVSVLVQAVPFLVAGVVLSAVIATCVPPSFWARALPERSVLAVPVAGAAGVLLPGCECGAVPMGAALVRRGVTPAVAVTFLLAAPAVNPVVLTATAVAFPANPEMVLARGLASMTVAVAMGWLWLRWGRTDWIKLPSRPEETRRARAFWLSLRHDILHAGGFLVVGAAVAASVNVLLPERALGVVVGNWVVEVLILATLAVVLSLCSEADAFVAASMSQFSLTARLVFLVVGPAVDVKLIAMQAGVFGGRFTRRFVPATLAVAIGVASVAGAVLLP comes from the coding sequence ATGCCGGCCGGCGCCGCGAGTGGCACCGAGGGGCACCCAGCGGAGGCGGGTACCGCCGTGGTCGTGGTCGTGACGGTACTGCTGGTACTGCTGGTGGTCGGGCAGTCACCAGTCACTGTCGGCCTTGGTGCTCGGCTGCTGGCGACGTGGACCACTGTCTTCGTTTCGGTGTTGGTGCAGGCGGTGCCCTTCTTGGTGGCGGGTGTGGTGTTGTCCGCAGTCATCGCTACATGCGTCCCGCCGTCGTTCTGGGCGCGGGCGCTGCCGGAACGATCCGTTCTCGCGGTGCCGGTTGCCGGCGCTGCCGGTGTGCTGCTTCCGGGTTGCGAGTGCGGCGCCGTACCGATGGGTGCTGCGCTCGTGCGCCGAGGCGTGACGCCGGCGGTCGCGGTGACGTTCCTACTGGCCGCGCCGGCGGTCAACCCGGTCGTACTCACGGCTACCGCGGTCGCGTTTCCGGCCAACCCGGAGATGGTGCTGGCGCGTGGCCTCGCCAGCATGACGGTGGCCGTGGCCATGGGCTGGCTGTGGTTGCGCTGGGGCCGCACGGACTGGATCAAGCTGCCGAGCCGGCCTGAAGAGACCCGCCGGGCGCGAGCGTTCTGGCTGTCGCTACGCCACGACATTCTGCACGCCGGTGGGTTCCTGGTCGTCGGCGCGGCGGTCGCCGCGAGTGTCAACGTGTTGCTACCGGAACGGGCACTCGGTGTCGTTGTCGGCAACTGGGTCGTCGAGGTGCTGATCCTCGCCACGTTGGCCGTGGTCCTGTCGCTCTGTTCGGAGGCGGACGCTTTCGTCGCGGCGTCGATGTCGCAGTTCTCCCTGACCGCGCGGTTGGTGTTCCTGGTCGTCGGCCCCGCCGTCGACGTCAAGCTGATCGCCATGCAGGCTGGGGTGTTCGGTGGTCGATTCACCCGCCGTTTCGTACCCGCCACACTGGCCGTCGCTATCGGTGTCGCGTCCGTAGCCGGCGCGGTCTTGCTGCCCTAG
- a CDS encoding LLM class flavin-dependent oxidoreductase — MTADPVTARRAGREVDVHLFLLAGRRSGGTHAAALADAHQYGRAAEAAGYAGVWMAEHHFISYGVCPSAVTFAAHLLGSTRSIAVGTAACILSNRHPVALGEEAVLLDELSGGRFRLGVGRGGPWVDLEVFGVGLDHFHAGFHDALELLGRWLSGAPTVAGNDRFPFRPVPVVPRPTRRIPVWIAATSPQTVDLAARHGMPLLLGLHADLAEKASLLDRYAQVAAVHGHDGHRIGHASAHLAHVGDSDARAADEIRAGLPALLAGTREYVRLDGTPARHRDLAGYVERLITVHPVGSPRRCGEILDQAATLPGVRHLLLMVEGAGGRDRTIGTVHRIAADVLGLSAEAPSPRA, encoded by the coding sequence GTGACTGCTGACCCGGTCACCGCCCGGCGGGCGGGCCGGGAGGTGGATGTCCACCTGTTCCTGCTCGCCGGGCGGCGCTCGGGCGGCACCCACGCGGCGGCTCTGGCGGACGCCCACCAGTATGGCCGGGCCGCGGAGGCTGCCGGGTACGCCGGGGTGTGGATGGCCGAGCACCACTTCATCTCCTACGGTGTGTGCCCCTCGGCGGTCACCTTCGCTGCGCACCTGCTCGGCAGCACCCGGAGCATCGCGGTCGGCACCGCGGCCTGCATCCTGTCGAACCGCCACCCGGTCGCTCTTGGCGAAGAGGCGGTGCTGCTCGACGAGTTGTCCGGAGGTCGGTTCCGCCTCGGCGTCGGCCGGGGTGGCCCCTGGGTGGACCTGGAGGTTTTCGGCGTCGGTCTGGACCACTTTCACGCCGGTTTCCACGACGCACTGGAGCTGCTGGGCCGGTGGCTGTCCGGCGCACCGACCGTGGCCGGCAACGACCGCTTCCCCTTCCGCCCGGTGCCGGTGGTGCCGCGACCCACCCGCCGGATACCGGTATGGATCGCCGCAACCTCGCCGCAGACGGTGGACCTCGCCGCGCGGCACGGCATGCCGCTGCTGCTCGGCCTACACGCCGACCTCGCCGAGAAAGCTAGCCTGCTCGACCGGTACGCCCAGGTGGCCGCCGTTCACGGCCACGACGGACACCGGATCGGCCACGCCAGCGCCCACCTCGCGCACGTCGGGGACAGCGATGCGCGGGCTGCCGACGAGATCCGGGCGGGGCTTCCGGCGCTGCTGGCCGGCACCCGCGAGTACGTCCGCCTCGACGGGACTCCCGCGCGTCACCGGGATCTGGCCGGCTACGTGGAACGCCTCATCACCGTCCACCCCGTCGGCTCGCCTCGCCGCTGCGGCGAGATCCTGGACCAGGCTGCCACCCTGCCCGGCGTGCGGCACCTGCTACTCATGGTGGAGGGGGCCGGCGGACGCGACCGTACAATCGGCACGGTCCACCGCATCGCGGCTGACGTGCTGGGCCTGTCGGCCGAGGCGCCCTCGCCGCGAGCGTGA
- a CDS encoding anchored repeat-type ABC transporter ATP-binding subunit, whose amino-acid sequence MKALDIEGLDVDLGGRPVLRDVHLHLDRGELVGLLGPNGAGKTTLLRAVLALIRTRGGRVLVEGEPARPGRSGIGYVPQRHEFSWDFPISVEQAVMSGRTGRIGLLRRPGVADWRAVGDALDRVQLTALRRRPVGELSGGQRQRVLVARALALAPSILLLDEPFTGLDMPTQELLGDLFTSLAQEGREVLMTTHDLVAAVDSCTRLVLLNGRIIADGRPADLQDAELWTQTFGVSATSALLKLVRAA is encoded by the coding sequence GTGAAAGCACTCGACATCGAAGGGTTGGACGTGGATCTCGGCGGCCGGCCGGTCCTGCGGGACGTACACCTGCACCTCGACCGTGGCGAACTGGTGGGGCTGCTGGGCCCCAACGGCGCCGGCAAGACCACCCTGCTGCGCGCCGTCCTGGCGCTGATCCGCACCCGCGGCGGCCGGGTGTTGGTGGAGGGTGAGCCGGCACGTCCCGGGCGATCGGGGATCGGCTACGTCCCCCAGCGCCACGAGTTCAGCTGGGACTTCCCGATCTCGGTGGAGCAGGCCGTGATGAGTGGTCGCACCGGCCGGATCGGGTTGCTCCGTCGTCCCGGCGTGGCCGACTGGCGGGCGGTCGGCGACGCGCTCGACCGCGTGCAACTCACCGCTCTGCGCCGCCGGCCGGTCGGTGAACTCTCCGGTGGGCAACGCCAACGTGTCCTGGTCGCGCGCGCGCTCGCGCTCGCGCCGAGCATCCTGCTGCTCGACGAGCCGTTCACCGGACTGGACATGCCCACCCAGGAACTGCTGGGCGACCTGTTCACCAGCCTGGCGCAGGAGGGCCGCGAGGTGCTGATGACCACCCACGACCTGGTCGCGGCGGTGGACTCCTGCACCCGGCTGGTCCTGCTCAACGGCCGGATCATCGCCGATGGGCGCCCGGCGGACCTGCAGGACGCCGAGCTGTGGACACAGACCTTCGGGGTCAGCGCGACGTCTGCGCTGCTGAAGCTCGTGAGGGCAGCCTGA
- a CDS encoding anchored repeat ABC transporter, substrate-binding protein: MVVLPLLAALLAGGCRSEVALSAHDERVQVVTTTGILRDLVGNVGGDRVRVTSLVPDGADPHSYEASLRDIRDVVYADVAFSNYLLLEEQAVIKALDANLRDGVPNISLAEGAVKYAAEIIPLVEDVSLDTIWLGMRVRGTGASHGANRSSDVLLSATATDGPGRMFAYLTESFGNPSFYVDSADGFDAANGYRDDTAMLPPDAHTHMSWAFTEPGVYRLTMRARLAVDPQTAPVPMGEQVFTFAVGVDPHSVPGMSEVLNGGHADVTVDLDQRRLYLLADPEGGGEATQRVYDPARTVVEVPNKAMLEVPGDRRFRFLGRPGTQVYQLPQAVLGKHVHGEIDPHLWQNVRNAIAYTELIRDTLTGVDPEGAATYRANASAYIRQLEELDTYVRDTIARIPPSRRHLVTTHDAFGYLGQAYGVQISGFVTPNPATEPSLADRRRLTETIRNLRIPAVFLEPNLAARSATLTEVAREQDLRVCPIYGDAFDRAVTTYAEMMRFNAESLRDCLTTDK; the protein is encoded by the coding sequence CTGGTCGTGCTGCCGCTGCTGGCCGCGTTGCTCGCCGGCGGCTGCCGGTCGGAGGTGGCGTTGAGCGCGCACGACGAGCGGGTACAGGTCGTGACGACCACCGGAATCCTGCGCGACCTGGTAGGAAACGTCGGTGGTGACCGAGTGAGGGTCACCTCGTTGGTGCCGGACGGGGCCGATCCGCACAGCTACGAGGCGTCGCTGCGGGACATCCGCGACGTCGTCTACGCCGACGTGGCGTTCAGCAACTACCTGCTGCTGGAGGAGCAGGCCGTCATCAAGGCGCTGGACGCGAACCTGCGCGACGGCGTGCCGAACATCTCGCTGGCCGAGGGGGCGGTCAAGTACGCGGCGGAGATCATTCCGCTGGTCGAGGACGTGTCGCTGGACACCATCTGGCTGGGTATGCGGGTGCGCGGCACCGGTGCGTCGCACGGGGCGAACCGTTCCTCGGACGTGCTGCTCAGCGCGACCGCCACGGACGGGCCGGGTCGGATGTTCGCGTACCTGACCGAGTCGTTCGGCAACCCGTCGTTCTACGTCGACTCCGCCGACGGGTTCGACGCCGCCAACGGCTACCGGGACGACACCGCCATGCTGCCGCCGGACGCGCACACCCACATGAGCTGGGCGTTCACCGAGCCGGGTGTCTACCGGCTGACGATGCGGGCGCGGCTGGCCGTCGATCCGCAGACAGCGCCCGTCCCCATGGGCGAGCAGGTGTTCACCTTCGCCGTCGGGGTGGACCCGCACTCGGTGCCGGGGATGTCGGAGGTGCTGAACGGCGGCCACGCCGACGTCACCGTCGACCTCGACCAGCGGCGGCTCTACCTACTCGCCGACCCCGAGGGTGGCGGCGAGGCGACCCAACGGGTGTACGACCCGGCGCGCACCGTCGTCGAGGTGCCGAACAAGGCGATGCTGGAGGTTCCCGGCGACCGGCGGTTCCGGTTCCTCGGTCGACCCGGCACCCAGGTGTATCAGCTTCCGCAGGCCGTTCTCGGCAAGCACGTGCACGGCGAGATCGACCCGCACCTGTGGCAGAACGTCCGCAACGCCATCGCCTACACCGAGCTCATCCGGGACACACTGACCGGAGTCGACCCTGAGGGGGCGGCGACCTACCGGGCGAACGCCTCGGCCTACATCCGGCAACTGGAAGAGCTCGACACCTACGTCCGGGACACCATCGCGCGGATTCCACCGTCGCGGCGTCACCTCGTCACCACGCACGACGCGTTCGGCTATCTGGGCCAGGCATACGGGGTGCAGATCTCCGGCTTCGTCACCCCCAACCCCGCCACCGAGCCGAGCCTCGCCGACCGCCGCCGGCTCACCGAGACGATCCGCAACCTGCGGATTCCCGCCGTGTTCCTGGAGCCGAACCTGGCGGCCCGGTCCGCCACGCTGACCGAGGTGGCCCGGGAACAGGACCTGCGGGTGTGCCCGATCTACGGCGACGCGTTCGACCGCGCCGTCACCACCTACGCGGAGATGATGCGGTTCAACGCCGAATCGCTGCGCGATTGCCTGACCACGGACAAGTGA
- a CDS encoding TIGR03773 family transporter-associated surface protein, producing MRAGAASLAAVVLALAPAATPTSAEPVAVTSAGADLVSVALDGESMSLRFRDAARAAGGAAGRDPAEVVLGPNGGLAGRVPAGPALTILGRPGHAVWALSAGDTGFPALDTTGVRPGVVVDDRVTLMLRSVEGPGTFTAYTLSGLGAATPLFGNGAGVQRSTRLPAGTRTGGVVWAFDAAGEYRLTLTGSAALRSGETVRADATYRVHVPAIEPAERASPALLTQAAQPRAEAFAAPAAAPKPAAAPKPAKPAAGARQVISDGHVDMGPMLNGDSWTIRIKDDRTSPPVWRETADVVLHAKDKAKITVPAGADFLGKPGETVWVLPQTQQAGLVWPGWNTQHASVVSGVKGNVTWTLKGVDGPGRFALFLTGSFGKADVLFDSTRPFPQKLDIPLNTHTHGNWAFGKPGLYRLAVQMSGTTTAGRAVTDTKTLTIAVGDNTDPNAGFGPGGGNGDGGGDSDGGGRQDGPLPLTGASWVLTAAALGVVLVSLGALLLLLARRRAALRTG from the coding sequence ATGCGCGCCGGTGCCGCGAGTTTGGCCGCCGTCGTGCTGGCACTGGCCCCCGCGGCAACGCCAACCTCCGCGGAACCGGTTGCCGTCACCTCGGCCGGCGCCGACCTGGTCTCCGTCGCGCTCGACGGTGAGTCGATGTCGCTGCGCTTTCGGGACGCCGCGCGGGCGGCCGGTGGCGCGGCCGGGCGCGACCCGGCCGAGGTGGTGCTCGGGCCAAACGGCGGCCTGGCCGGCCGGGTGCCGGCCGGACCGGCCTTAACCATTCTCGGACGGCCGGGCCACGCCGTGTGGGCCCTGTCCGCCGGTGACACCGGGTTCCCGGCTCTGGACACCACCGGAGTACGCCCGGGCGTCGTCGTCGACGACCGGGTGACCCTGATGCTGCGCTCGGTCGAGGGGCCGGGAACGTTCACCGCCTACACCCTGTCCGGCCTCGGCGCGGCGACCCCGCTGTTCGGCAATGGTGCCGGCGTGCAGCGGTCGACGCGACTGCCGGCGGGCACGCGTACCGGCGGCGTGGTGTGGGCCTTCGACGCGGCCGGCGAGTACCGGCTCACCCTGACCGGCTCGGCAGCCCTGCGCTCGGGGGAGACGGTGCGCGCCGATGCGACGTACCGCGTCCACGTCCCGGCGATCGAGCCGGCCGAGCGGGCGTCGCCTGCTCTGCTGACGCAGGCGGCGCAGCCGCGCGCCGAGGCATTCGCCGCACCCGCTGCCGCGCCGAAGCCCGCTGCCGCGCCGAAGCCCGCGAAACCCGCTGCCGGTGCTCGGCAAGTGATCAGTGACGGGCACGTCGACATGGGCCCGATGTTGAACGGCGACAGCTGGACGATCCGGATCAAGGACGACCGGACCAGTCCTCCGGTCTGGCGGGAGACCGCCGACGTGGTCCTGCATGCCAAGGACAAGGCGAAGATCACGGTGCCCGCCGGAGCCGACTTCCTCGGCAAGCCGGGCGAGACCGTGTGGGTGCTGCCGCAGACCCAGCAGGCGGGTCTCGTCTGGCCGGGCTGGAACACCCAGCACGCGTCCGTCGTGTCGGGCGTCAAGGGCAACGTCACGTGGACGCTGAAGGGGGTCGACGGGCCCGGGCGGTTCGCCCTCTTCCTGACCGGCTCGTTCGGCAAGGCCGACGTGCTGTTCGACTCGACCAGGCCGTTCCCGCAGAAACTGGACATCCCGCTCAACACCCACACGCACGGCAACTGGGCATTCGGCAAGCCCGGTCTGTACCGCCTCGCGGTGCAGATGAGCGGCACCACCACCGCCGGCAGGGCGGTCACCGACACGAAGACGCTCACCATCGCCGTCGGCGACAACACCGATCCGAACGCCGGCTTCGGCCCCGGCGGCGGGAACGGCGACGGCGGCGGGGACAGCGACGGCGGCGGGCGCCAGGATGGGCCGCTGCCGCTTACGGGTGCCAGCTGGGTGCTGACGGCCGCAGCGCTCGGCGTCGTCCTGGTATCGCTCGGAGCCCTGCTGTTGCTGCTGGCCCGCCGCCGCGCCGCCCTTCGGACCGGGTGA